The sequence below is a genomic window from Scatophagus argus isolate fScaArg1 chromosome 8, fScaArg1.pri, whole genome shotgun sequence.
GGCAACTTGAACTCCCTGTTGCACTCAAACAACAAACGCGTATCCATTAAGAGCTTTGAAGACCTGGCTAACCAGGATGTGATTGATTATGGGACTGTCGAGGCTGGATCCACCATGATGTTCTTTAAGGTACGTTCACAGCTGGTTCATAACCTCTGAGATTGCTTCATTTCACTCACTGGAAGACACCGTGTGCTCCACATTATCTTTCATAGACAGAATACAGTGCTGAGCACATGAGAaaattgaatgttttatttctctttcttgtcttcCCCAGAATTCCAACAACCCTGTGTACCGGCGTATCTACCAGCACATGGAGCGTAAGAAGAGCTTTGTGTCCAGCACCGAGGAGGGAGTCCGCCGTACCCAGGAGGGAAACTTTGCCTTCATCGGAGAAGCAGTATCCTTGGACTTGGTAGTGGCTCGCTACTGTAAACTGACTCGTTCACAGGAGGTTGTCGCCATGAGGGCCTATTCCATCGCAGCACAACAGGGTAAGTCATTTGGGCCTGTCAGAAGGTCTTGTGTTGTCTGGGAaggtttgttgtcttttcatggCACTTGGCACAAATCACTCATCATTAAAACTATGACATGTTTTGCACAGATCAGTTGAGGCTCCTTTGTTTAGAATGTTGAAGTGATTATTGTATCTTTCAAATAGGTCTGATGGCACGTGAGGAATCTGATGGAAAGTCCTGGTGAAATGATTCGCAAAATTTACTGCTTTATCTCAGTGTCCACAGGTTGGAACTGTGTTGCACCTACCACTGAGTGACACAAGACGTTTCTGTGAGGGTTTCCATTAGAACAACTCAACACATATGTGACTAGtgctcagtaaaaaaaaaaaatctgatggaGAACCTTAAGTCAAAAGAGTGCAAAAGAAGGCTGATGGTTTTGAACAGGGATTTTCAACAGCCTCTTTCTTCTATCACACCTCTCTTTGCTTCATTAGGCTCCCCGCTGGTCAAAAACCTAACCATTGCCATCCTCCAGCTCAGTGAATCTGGCGAGTTAACATACCTGCGCGACAAGTGGTGGGCCAGCAGCTGTGTGGGTGCTGACAGGCCCCACACCTCCGAGGCACTGCAACCCCACGACCTGCGaggcctcttcctcctcctgggAATGGGACTGGGTGTTGGCCTCCTGCTGGCCCTGCTAGAGCTCCTGTCCAGGGCCCGCAACCAAGCGAAGGATGGCAAGGTAGGGAAGAGCATTCGTATCAGAAACTGTTGTTTAGCCACGCTAGCAGCTAACATGAGAAGAAGAATCTcctaaaagatttttttcatctcGTATAGCGTAGTGCTAAGCCTAAGCAtgttaaaataacaacattaatATTTAGCACGGCTATAGAATTTAACaagtcctgttttcttttctttcgCAGAAATCGTGCTGCTCTGTGTTGACATCAGAGCTGAACAGGCGATTTGGCAGTGGAGGAGAGAAGGCAGAGCAAGACAGCTCAGACAAAAGCAAAGCCTAAAAAAAGTGCACATGTTTACAAGTTTACAAGTTAATGATATAGTGCCATAGATGAGCATATGCTTAAGATGAGCCTCTGTCCTCCAGAAAAGCTTGCAGACCACATTGAACACACCAGCTAGCATATTTAGCAACAAAGCAAGGAACTTAGAGTTTCACATCGCAAATACTAATCACTCTGATTTGTTTAATGTTCAGTGTTATGATATCAGATGTCCACCGCCACCCTCCGcctcacccccaccctcacTAATGTAGGTATATTTCTTTTTGAACTATAACACTTTTATAGCAGTTTTATATGTTTCTATTTTTTCGTATCTTCCAAATAAATCCCCCAGTATCCCAAATGcactcttgtttgttttcttgcttgttGTTAGAGTTTGGTAGAGACCTGCTCTGTTGGAAAAGTGTCACGCTGACAGGCTTTCTCCAACAAAGTGTCAGCACAATAGAACCATGACGAGTCTGTTGATCCTGGGAGAGTGGGAATTCCTCTACTGCTTCTTCCCAAATTCCACTATCAGCTCTTAAGTCTTGCTGTCATTCACAGAGAGGTTTTTTATCCTCCAGGTGAGCTACCTCCTCTAGGTAGGCCTTCTCGTCATTATCTCATGATCTCCTGTAAGGAAGAAATGACCTACCTGAAAACAACTCTATATAGGACAACAAACAAGCCTTACTGATGGGGTGTCTccagaagtttttttttaatactaatAATGTATCAAATGACCATGTCTAATGGGAAAGGTGTCACTTAATCCCATAGATATTACCAccaactctgcagttccctTCAAAGCTTTTTAGCATCTTGTAGCTCACTGTTTTAGTTTTGCAGACCATAAAACAAGGCACAGAGACCATAAAACTGTGATAAGCTCTGATAAACCAATTGTACACAACTTACCCAGTACCAAAGAACAGACACAGTTAGAttttactgacaaaaaaaaagaaatatatgaGTGAAAGCTGCATTGGGCCAtgtatgattttctttaaaatatggaTATGAAAGTTCATGTGAAGTGTATGTGATTAGAAAATAATGGATCCCTGTTGTATAATGTTTAAATACAAAGGTGATTGTGCATTGGGAGGAGGTTCAGATTCACGTGTCGTTTTAAATGTCTGTTAAAAAGGAGCAAGCTGTTGACAGGTCTGAAAAACCTTCAGCTTTGTTTTCGTTAACACCACTCCCTCTCTTCACTCTCTAGCTTATGGGCCCCAAATAAAAGTCATATATTCAATGTTTCCACCAAGCAGTCATGTTCAGTCATTGcacatttttcatattcttttttttttgacaaaaattgGTACCAGTAGAACCACTCCATAATGTTTGCAGTGGGTAGTTGAGTGAGACTGcaaatgagaaagagaggaactgaaaagtgaaaattgatGGGCAGAGGAAATGGCGAAGTAAACTGGCAATCTGGcagtaaatatacagtattgGTTACAGTGTGGCAGTTAAtaactgctgcagcttctctaGATCAGGAAAAGTCTTGTATTTTGTTTCCCAACTGGAAAGGTGCCCTGCAGCCCTCATAAGAACCCCACCTAAGCAGGTGAAGTAGTCTGTGGAGGAAACGTAATAGATCTAGAGTCACTTTTCTGCTGTGCATCAAACTCAAGAGAATGGTTTTGTTGAAACATGGCTTCATACTCTCTGTCTTTAATTAGCCATAtgtgaacaaaccaaacagtgtCTGCAATGTACTGATGATACAGATGGATGGCAGAGAGGGTTCAGGTGCAGTTTCACACTGATTGTGAACACAGTGGAAAGGCTCTGCAGCCATACTGGATCGAAAAACATGACGCATCACTTCTGAAACACATAACTTCACATTTAAGTGAGCAACAAAgatgttattattgtttgttaGGCGCTAGTTCAGTTGACTGTATTGTTTATGTTAGCTACTGTACAGACACAGAGGTGCTCTTATGGGGAGCTATGAACAGACATATGAGGATAAAAGTTCTTTACTTAATTTAAAGAAGTGTGGCTTCCTGCTGAACCCTGTAGAATACTTACTTTCTGCATCATCCAGTGATAAGGTCTGTATGAAGGAGTTGGAAGTCGAAGCAAGGCGGTGCTGTGTATGAGATGATAACAGAATTACCCCCTATTCCTGTATGAATACACACTCAGTGTATTGTTCCTGTATAAGAGTTGCTGATTAACACAGTTTCCGTACAGTTAGTGTGGAAACTGATTCACTATTTAAGCCCTGTACACCTCACCCTTCAATTCACAGCTTGTCATGTACCTTTTTGACCAGATGGAGGTGCTATTAGATTATGTATTGGTTGGAAGTTCAGTGCGGTTTGATTCATGTCATTATGGAAAATAATTGTTTACCTTAGAGCAAAGAAGCgcaataacacacacatccttcTCAGAATGCATCATGTGCACTCATAGCAGCCTTACTGCCGTCAACTTGGTAAACATTTAGACACATTACATTAGTAAAAGGATGTTACATCATACTTGTAGCAGCAGTTGATAGAATTCAAGTAGCTGTAGGCACCAGTGAtgctgtggaaaataaaattaaagtcTGAAGTAGAAGTAACAACCAAGAAAGGCTATTCAACTACCCATAGTCCTACCATCATGGGTCCCAAAGACCCCATGTAatcatttcaaaatttaaaatcgGTAAGATcaaacaaattcacaataaCTAGACTATTGTGATGTACACATAAAATAACGAGAAATACCATCattcaaattcatctttaactttcattgtgtgtgtttattatctcttttttggcaaatgaattacACTCAAAATACGAGTGTGGGCATGTGAAGAGAAAGTCTAGAAGTCTAGAACATAACTGTACAAAAAGTACAATTACTTTTAATGAACTGTGAAATCCCTGCcagatgaactgaaaaacaattGGTCCAACAGCCTAACATCTACACTGGATTATTTACACCATATTATCATATATGTATTAACATGATAtgagtatttcatttttaaatacaactCTTATTGTCAGTACCTGTAGCTGGGACAGTAAGGGAGGTCCTGCattgtttcctgtcctcctcagttaaaatttgcattttcacCCACAAAAACATGGACTGGAGAGATGTATCACTGGTGTCCTGATTTAAAGAGTTCTCTTAAGTATTGTCTACACCAAGAGTCATTTCTTGATGTGTACATTAATTTACGTGTTGGAGTCTGACCACACCTTTCTGCATTTCCTCCAGCTTACCTGACTGAAGGATCAAAGGCCATGCTGAGATAGCAGTTGAAATGAGACCGTGTTttgtaaacagcagcttttcCAGCAGCTGTGTCAAAACCaagaactgtaaaataaaaaaaaaaaagtaaaataaaaatctttgcCTTTGCCAGATCTTtgccgctctctctctccaaccTTATAATAAAGTAGTCAATATATTGCTTATACCATAGCTACTTTTCCTGAAatgtactttaaaaaaaatttcttAAGGCAACTGTGTCCAGTGCCATAATATATGTAAAACTAAACAAAGCACACAAGTATTTGATCCTAAAGAATTGGAATACTGCTTAGCACATAAAAAGGTGAGCAAAATGTATTGCAATCAGCATAAAGCAACCACATTCCTTGAATCCTTCAGATATGAACAATATTGTTGCACTTGCAGTGTGTCATCTCAGGATCTCTGTGTATGTCCATTGGTAAAAATGTCTTCAGGCTGTGTGAAATGACCTGCACTTGAACCTGCTAATCAGCTTCAGGACTCATTGATTTAATGCTGGCAGAAGAAGCTGACGGCTGAGGCTGAGGAGGCAGGGGGTAGAGGcatgagagacacacagagaggtaGAAAGAAGACCAGTATTGATTTGGTGGCAGGCAGCTCCTGACAGCTGCACTAAGCTAGCACGTACTTCTCTCAGCCACAGTCTGCAGCTCGGCCGACAGGGAAGTGCCTAAGAAGATTAAACTGTAAATCCCACAGATTTCCTGCCCCACACTCCCACCTCCCCACCATCACATCTCCCCACCAGCAAACACACGCTCTCTCTTCCGCAATTAAAAGCTTATTGATGTGtatgaatgtaaatatgaaaatgtggatTGAATTCATCAAGTTGATATTGAAGTCTTAACCCTGAAggcatgtgattttttttaatgaggtgGTCAACATGGTTCTTTATCTAAGCATTGCCTGCCATGTAAGTTACAAAGATGTGTCCAGGGGCACATTCagctgcaaataaaaatatttgctcCTG
It includes:
- the si:ch211-251b21.1 gene encoding probable glutamate receptor, producing MKGWMALVFCVVALAACVITTDAKELSITTIKEDPYAMSRGSELEGYCVDLISQLSKKLGFKYKLQLVKDNRYGAMDSSGNWNGMIGEVIRGEADLAVAPLTLTAVREQFVDMTTPFMQTGIGFILRKDLASEESTFGLLSPFSTDMWVGILIAFLLTGLCIFLVGRISPTEWAEPDTEKQSFTLLHSFWYITGALTLQGAGPHPKALSGRLISAIWWLFAILLLACYFGNLNSLLHSNNKRVSIKSFEDLANQDVIDYGTVEAGSTMMFFKNSNNPVYRRIYQHMERKKSFVSSTEEGVRRTQEGNFAFIGEAVSLDLVVARYCKLTRSQEVVAMRAYSIAAQQGSPLVKNLTIAILQLSESGELTYLRDKWWASSCVGADRPHTSEALQPHDLRGLFLLLGMGLGVGLLLALLELLSRARNQAKDGKKSCCSVLTSELNRRFGSGGEKAEQDSSDKSKA